TGGATGCTGCCGCTCTTCACGATGAACAAGTCGGTCCATGTGGTCAGTCCGTCGGGAAAGCCTGCCGGGCAATGCGGAATCATCTGCATCTTCCCGTTGTAGATCGTAATGTTGGCGTTGCCTCCGAACGTGGTGTAGTCGTTCCCCTCCTTGCTCCACATGATCCACTGGCCCAGCACTCCCGTGCTTGCGTTCGCCGCCTGCGGCAAGACGCCGAGCAGCAGCAGGCACGATAACAACATCAATACCGTCTTGCGATAAATGTCGATCACTCCCGTCATGAAAAAATAAATCAGCCTTTCCATCCGATCCTGAAATATTGATACAAATTGTATCACGCCACATAACTCTAACAGGCGGCCGACATTTAAACAACGGCGGAAAACGCAGAAAAACCACAGTATTGTTCTTTATTAAGAACGTTATTGTGGTTTCTCTACGGATTTTGAAGTTTATCGCGTTTTCTTTTCTCGAAGCTATTTCACTACCGCCCAGAAGCAAGGCTTGGGCTCGTGGGAATCGTTAAACAGCATCGGCCACGTTCTGCGTTCTTTCCCCGGAAAATGATCCAGCCACGTATAGTCGTCCGCGGCTCCCCAGAACGTTACGCCCGTGATCACGTCCTTGTATTCGCGGTACAGGTCGAAAATTTCTCCGTATCGCACGCGCTGCTGCTCGACCATCTCTTCGGTCGGCTCCGTCACGTCCCGGCGCTTGTCGTCGTTCCGGAACATCGGCAGATCGAGCTCCGTAATTTGCAGCTGCAGACCCAAGGACGCGAACCGCTCGATCGTGATCCGCATCTCCTCGATGGAAGGCTCGTAAATGTTATAATGCCCCTGCATACCGATGCCGTGAATCGGCGTTCCGCGGTCGAGCAGGTTCTTGACGAGCGTATACATCTTCTCCCGCTTCTCCGGAACCGCCTCGTGGTAGTCGTTATAGAACAGCAGCGCGTCCGGATCGGCTTGATGCGCATACTCGTAAGCCTTCTGGATGTAGTCCTCGCCGACGAGCTCGAGCCAGCGGCTGCGGCGCAGCAAGATGTCCGCATCTTTGTCGTGGATCGCCTCGTTCACGACGTCCCAGCAATAGATCGAACCGCGGTATCGCCCGACGACGGCGTCGATATGCGACTTCATGCGAGACAGCAGCAGCTCCCGGGAGGCCGGGCCGCCGTCCTTCCCTTCGAACACCCAGTCCGGCGTTTGATTATGCCATACGAGCGTGTGCCCCCGCATGCGCATGCCGTGCTTCTTCGCGAAACCGACGATGACGTCGGCTTTCTCGAACGTAAAGACGCCTTCCTCCGGCTGGATTTCCTCGGGCTTCATATGATTTTCCGCCGTCAAGCTGTTGTAGTGGCGCGCGATCAGCGGGCCCGCCGCTTCCAGCGTCGCCGGGTTGACCGCGGCGCCGATCGGGAAGGTTTCGGCGAACGCTTCGTGCAACGCGGGAACGCGTCCCTTTTCTACATGGTCACTCATGTTCGGTCCCTCCATCGTAAGACTTACACGGCTGCGACGATTATCCCTTGACGCTGCCCATGACAAGCCCTTTCATGAAAAACTTCTGCAAGAACGGATAGAGCAGCAATACCGGCAACGACGCGAGGAACACTTGCGCCGCCTTGAACGTCCGGTCGGACACTTCGTTCATGTCCAACAGCTCGTTGCCTGACACCGCGTTCAGCTCCGGCGTAATGATGATCGTCTGCAGGTAGCTCTGAAGCGGATAATTCGCCGGCGAGTTCATATAGATCAATCCGTCGAACCAGGAATTCCAGTGATGTACGACGGTAAACAACGTCACCGTCGCGATCGCCGGCAGCGACAGCGGGACGAAGATTTGCCACAGGATCCGCCAATGACCGGCGCCGTCGATCAACGCGGCTTCTTCGATTTCCTTCGGCAGGTTCCGGAAGAAATTCATGAGCAGGATGACGTTGAACACCGGGACCGCGCCCGGAAGCACGAGCGCCCAGATCGAATCCAGCAGCCCCGTCTCCTTGATCGTCATATACGTCGGGATCAAGCCGCCGTTGAACAGCATCGTGACGATGAAGAACCACGCGTAAATATGCCGGGTGCGGAACGACGTCCTCTCCTTCGCGAGCGGGTATGCCGTTAAGACGGTCAGCAGCATGTTGACGCCGAAGCCGAGCGCGACCCGCTCGACCGAGACGAAGAAGCCGTCCAAAAATTCGGGCTTCGAAAGCGCGTATTGATAAGAAGAGAGCGTGAAGTCGACCGGCCACAGCTTCACGTAGCCCGCGGCGGCGGCCGCCTTCGCGCTGAAGGAGATCGCCAGCACGTTGATCAGCGGCAGAATGCACGCCAAGGCAGCAAAGAACAACAAGGTGTAGTTAACGACGAGGAATACTTTGCGTCCCATCGAAAGTTTGTGCACGGAAATCCCCCCTTAGAAAACCCGATAGCCGGCATACGTGCTTGCAAGCTTATTCGACAATACGATCAACCCGAACGAGATGACCGACTTGAACAGCCCGACCGCCGTCGCCACGCCGTACTGCGCATCGATGAGACCGATCCGATAGACGAAGGTGTCGATAATATCGCCTGTGCTGTACACCATCGGACTGTACAGGTTGAACACTTGCTCGAAGCCGGCATTCAGTACGTTCCCGAGGCTGAGCACGGTCATCAACGTAATGATCGGCATCATGCCGGGCAGCGTGACGTGCAGCGTCTGCTTCCAACGATCCGCCCCGTCGACGACCGCAGCCTCGTACAAGCTTTGGTCGATGCCCGTCAGCGCGGCGAGGTAGACGATCGTGCCGTACCCGAAGTGCTTCCATGTATCCGAAATTACGAGCGTATACGGGAACCAGCGGTCGTCGCCGAGGAAGAACGTCGGCTCGAAGCCGAAGAGGCCGAGGAATTGGTTCACGAGGCCGCTCGACGGCGACAAGATGTCGATCAGGATGCCGCCGAGAATGACCCAGGACAAGAAGTGCGGGAAATAAATGATGGTTTGCACCGTCCGCTTGAAGAAGGCGCTCGCCACTTCGTTAAGCAATAACGCGGCGACGATCGGCACGATCAAGCCGGCGATAATTTTCAATACGGCGATAAACACGGTGTTCCATAGAATGCTGGTGAAGTTCGGCATGTTGAGCATGTATTCGAAATTTTCGAAGCCGATCCATTTGGACTCGAAGATCCCCTTGGCCGGTTTAAAGTTCTGGAACGCGATGACGATGCCGGCGATCGGCACGTAACTGAAGATCAGCGTGAGGATCACGCCGGGGATTAACATGATGTGCAACGGCATTTCCTGCAGGCTCTTCTTCCAAGACATGATGGCACCTCCTGCTTCCTTGCGAGAATAAAGATGGGGAAAGCCAATGAACGCTTTCCCCATCGCACGTTACCTATGCGCGCGGCGTGTTATCGAGACGCGGTTCGCTTACTGCTTGGCAGCCCACTCGTTGACTTCCTTCGTAATTTGCTCCCCGCCAAGGTTCATCCAGTCCTGAACGAACTTGTCGAAGGTGTCGATCGATTGCCCCATAATGATTTTCGTGTATACTTCCTCTTCCATCTGATGGAGGGAAGCGAGCTTCTCGACCATGGTCGGCGTCGAGCCGCCGTAGAAGGCGTCGAGCGTATAGTTGTCGGCTTGGACATACTGATCGATGACGTCGAAGCTGCTCGGCGTACCGAAGATGCGTTCTTGGCCCCAATCCGCCCGGTTGCCCGATTGGTGGGAAACGATCTTGTCGTAATACGTCTTCTCTTCCGTCGTCAGCGTGGAAGGATCCTTCGTTTCCAATGCTTTCACGACGTTGCGGTGCGCGTTCAGGTTTTTCATCGCCGGCTCCGGTCCGATGAAGTTGTACAGGTACACCGGAATGCCGCTCGGGCTGAAGCCGAAGCCCGTATCCGCCGGCGCGTCGGGGGCGAAGCCCTCCATGCTGAAGTTAAGCATCTTGAAGATCGCTTCCGGGTTCTTGCTTTCTTTGCTAACGGCGTAGTAGAGCTGTACCGGTACCTTGCCCATCGGCATCGCCGCTACTTCGTCCGCCGATACGAGCGCGAACGCCTTCCATTCCGCGTTCGGATCGTTCGTGACGTTGTCCTGAATGACGGCCCCCGGCGAGGACATGCCGCCATAGAACATGCCGAGCTTGCCGCTGACGACCGACTCGGTTACCTTCGCGCGGTCCTTGACGCCGAACTCCAAGTCCAGCAATCCTTCTTTATACATGTCTTGCAGTAATTGCAAACCTTGCTTCGCGCCCGGTTGGATGCTGCCGTATACGAGGTTGCCGGAATCTTCCTCTACCCACTTCTGCGGATACGCGTGGAAGCCTGCGAAGAAGCCCGCCGTACCGAAATGGTTGTCCTTCAGGAACGTCTTCGTGAGCCCAAGGCCGATCGTATCGGCTTGATTGTTGCCGTCCGGATCTTGCGTGACGAACGCTCTCGCGATATTGACGAGATCATCCATCGTCTTCGGCTCCGGCAAGTTCAGCTTCTGCAGCCAGTCCGTACGTACGTGAAGAATCGGGAGACCGTCCACGGCCGATGCCGTCTTCGGAATCGCCATCAAGCGGCCGCCGATCTTCGCCGTGTCGAACGCCTTCTGGTCCTGCTGCAGAATTTCCTTGGACAGCGGCGAAGCGTACTGCTCGTATAAATCCGTCAAATCGTAAAGCAGGTCGTTCTCGGCCAAATCCGTCAGCTGCTTATTCGTGAGCCACATGATGTCCGGCAGATCGCCCGAAGCGATCGACACGTTCATCTTCTGCTCGAATTGCTCGATCGGAACCGTCCACTTGTACTTCAGGTCGATGCCCAGATCGTCTCTGTACGCTCTCGTGTAAATATTGTCCTCGATCGTGTCCCCGTTCTCGTACTTGTAGGTAGACTCCGTATACCGCCAGGCGGTCACTTCGACGAGCGGGTCGTATTTGGCCGCGATATCCAGCTCTGCAGGCGCAGCCGGCTGGGTATCCGCAGGCGCCGGCGCGGCGCTGCCTCCGTCGCTCGAGCCGCCGGCATCGTTCGACCCGGTCGTTCCGTTGGATCCGCAAGCCGTTAACGCAAGCATGGCCGCCATGGACAGGGCAACTGCCGCATTGGTTTTGCGTTTCATACTCATTGTTCAACCCCCAGTAGTCGTTAGTTGTGTTAAGTAGTTCTTATAGGTTAATGATAGCGCTTAACCGGGGCGGAGAACCATATTCATAACTTGACATTCCGATCAAGCGTTTACTTGTTTACGATCGATGCGCGATAGTCCTGAGGCGTCATATTCATCGCCTTCCGGAACGAACGCGTGAAATTCGTCGCGGTACCGTACCCGAGCCGTTCCGCGACTTCCTGTATTTTCAAATTCGGGTCCTCCAGCAGTCGCTTGGCGCGCGTCATGCGAACTTCCGCGATATATTCGGACAAGTTAATTCCGGTCACCTGCTTGAACAGCCTCGACAAATAGGAGGGATTGAAAAAGGCCAGCTCCGCCAAGCGGACGAGCGAAATCTCGTTCGGATCGTGAAGATGAGCTTGAATGTGCTTCTGGATCGTCGCGACGACCGCGTTCGCTCTCCGTTCCTCTTCCTGGTTCTGCAGCTGAAACAACACGACGCCGACCTTGCCTAAATAGCCGATCGCGTTCGTCCATGACTCGTGTTCGGCCGGACGCATTAACTTGTGCAGCCCGATGGCGGCGGCGGCCTGTTCCGTCAGCTGCCATCGATTCATATAGGAGAGGAAAAGTAACGCTATGGAATAATAGAGTTCCTGCGCCCCGGCGTGATGCATCGTATCCACTTCCCGCAGCGCGGCGGTAGACTCGTCCAACGTTCGAGCGAAATCGTCCTTCCTGCCATGCTCGAGCTGCTCGGTCAACAGGTCGAGCACCGCCGGACGCACGCGCAGCTTGTTGGCTTTCTGGTTGTCCATGTCCCGGTCGCTTCTTGCCGCTTGCTTGTCGAGGAGCAGTCCATGCGACCGGCCGATGCGATAATTCATCAGCATATGGAGCTGAGCGAACCGTTCCGCGGCGTCCCCCCATGCCACGGGACTATCGTCCAGCACAAGCGATAACTCCGCCCCCGACGATTCCTTGCAGGCCGCCTGCACCAGTTCCAAACTCCCCTTCAGGAACGTCGACAGTCCGGCCCATGCCTCTTGCGCCGCTTCCGCGGCGTCGTCGCTTCCCTGCAGCGGCTGCAGCAGCCAGACGAGATCATATTGCTCGTGAACCATATCGACGAAAGCGGCGCGAGACTCGATATAGGTCCGCGCGACGGTTCTCACGCGGTAGAGCTGTTTCATCTTGGACGAATACGTCCCGCAGTCGGTCAAGCCGCTCACCCTGCCGAGCAGGAGCAATACGGGCTCTTCGGCGCGCAGCGGAACTCCCAGCTCCGCGAATTGCTCCCCGCTGATTTCCCCGGCCTCGATCCGCTCGCGCAGCACGCCGTACAAGAAGTCTTTGCGAAGCAGTTCCTTCGCCTTCTCGGACTGTTCCCGGGCCTGCTCCAACAGCGCTTCCGCGCGCCACTCCGCTTCCATGTCGGAAACCGCCTGCGCGACGGTCTGGATCACCTTATCGTAGCCTTCGGTCTTCAGCAGATAGTTGACGCACTCATGCTGAATCGCGGTGTATACGTACGAAAACTCATGGTAACCGGTCAGGAAGATGACTCGGCACCGGGGCCACTTGGCCCGAATGTTTTCCAGCAGCTGAAGCCCGTCCATCTCCGGCATTCGAATATCGGTCAACACGATATCGAAGCGCGTCTTGTCGAACAGCTTCATCGCCTCTTGCCCCGAATAAGCTTTATACACGTCCAGTTCTAGATTCGGAACCCCCAGCAGCACCTCGTACAACCCGTCTGCGATGATCGCTTCGTCGTCGACGACCAGCAATCGATACATGGTCATCCTCTCCCTTCCGGTAATTCGATCGTAATCGTCGCCTTCACGCCGCCCCATTCGCTTCGCGAGACCGACAGCCCGCTGGCGGGCCCGAATTTCAGTCGAATGCGCTGGTGAATATTAATCAGACCCGTGACCTCGACTTCTTCATGCATTTCCATGTCCCGATTGACCCGTTCGATGCCGTCGTCGTCGAGCTGCTCGCCGTTATCTTCCACGATCAGAACAATCTTGTTGTCCTCTTTCTCGAATCGGACGTCCAGTCGACCGGCCGCCGCTTTCTTTTCCAGACCATGCTCGAAAGCGTTTTCGATGAGCGGCTGCAGGATCAGCCTCGGCACCATCACATGCCCCGTATGCTCGGGCAGCTCGCCGAACGTAACCGTCACGCGGTTGGCGAACCGCATGCCTTGAATCTCGGCGTATACTTTCGCATGCTGCACTTCTTTGCCGAGCGGCACTTCGTCATTATTGTTCCGCGTCACGAACTGGAAGTATTCGCCGAGTTGATTCGCGAACCGCTCCACCTGCTCGTAATCCCCCAGTCGGGCCATCGTATTTAGAATAAAGAAGCTGTTATACAGAAAATGCGGATTGATTTGAGATTGCAGCTGCTTCAATTCCGCTTTCTGGGTAAGAATCCTCTGCTTGTATACCTGATCGATCAAGGATTTGATGTTGTCGAGCATCGCATTGAATCGGGTATAAATATAGTGAAATTCGTCCCGACTCTCGTGGCGGATTTGCACGCCGACATCGCCGAGCTCCACTTTCCGGAACGCCTTGGCCAACCGATCCAGCGGCTGATGTATAAATTTGTATACATAAAGCGAATACACAAGAATAATGACCAAAGATACCGCCGCAAACAACAGGAACCAATTCCTAAACTTCTCCAGGGGCTGAAAGACAGCGCTTTCGGGTATATATTTAATCAACACGGCTCCGAAAAAATTAGATGCGGTGTTAACGGTCAAGTAGCGCTGCCCGTCGACGCTGATGACTCGAGCATCGTCGGTTGTCTCTTGTCCCTGCACGATTCGCTGCACGAACGTATCGTTCAGATCGGCGGCGGGACTCGCGGCGATCGAAAACTGAGGGCTTGTAAAGAGCAGGCCCTCTTCCGGCGAATTGCGCATGGCATGCATCGCCTCTCTCACCTTGCCCAGAGACAGCTCGATCGCGACGATAAAGATCGGTTCTCGCTTGTTCAAGGACAGCAAATAAGGATACCCCGCAACCATATACATCTTGCCGCGGATGTTGACCACCTGCGCCTCGTCCACATCCGGAGCGTTCATGAACTCGTTGTACGCGTCGCGGTCGAAGTCGGACACGGTTAACGCGGAAATATCTTTCCCTATGGCCGGAATATATGCGTGTACCTCCTCGATGTAAGCGCTGCTGTTTCGGATCGCGTTGAGGCGCTGCTGCAGGCTCAGCATTCTCTGCAGCTTCTCGATCGGATCGTAGTATTCCGGAATGGCCGACAGCGAATTCAAGTTCGTATCGCTCAAGACATCCAGCTGCAGCCCTCGAATCCGACTGAATTCGTTCTCCAATTCTCTGAAATATTGGGACACTTGCGTCGTCATCGATCTCGATATTTCCGTTTGCAGCGTCCCGATTCCCCAGTTATAGATGACGATCGCCAAGATGTAGAGCGGCAATAAAATACAGATAAACGATAAAATGAGACGCCGAAGCGCGGATTTATTCCAAGGATTTGCTATTAATTTCACATGAACGCCCCCAGAGATATCGTCGGTTCCTGCATCATATCATATCGCTGTCGTCCGAGTCAGTGATCAATCCTTTCCGTTTCCGTCAGGGGGCGTCCCGAAAATGACGAGAGGAGCCCGGCTGGCGCGCCGGCTCCTCGAACGCATTTTCCGTATCTGTTATCGATCCCGGTTCAAGATGTAATTCAATAATTGCTGCAGGAATGCGCTGCGGCGCGGCATTTCCTTCAACGCCTCCATGGCGAGACAATAGTGCCGCCACATCTCTTTCTTAGCGCCGTCCCGACCTAGGACGGTTACGAAAGTCGAAGCGTCGTTATCGACGTCTAGGCCGACCGGTTTCCCGAGCGAGCGTTCGTCGCCTTCCGCATCCAGCAAGTCATCCCGGATCTGAAAGGCGATGCCCGCATGATACGCGAATGCTTTCAATCTCGAGACGTCTCGTTCGTTCGCATGCGCGAGGATGGCCGGCATCACTAAGGCAGCCTCGAAGGCGATGCCGGTCTTGTAGAAGCAGATCATATTCAACTGCTCCAACGTCAATGCTTTCCCCTTGGAGTTCAGGTCCATCGCCTGCCCCAGACACAGATCTTCCGCGGCGCGCGCCGAATACCGGATCAAGGCAAGGACGGTCTCGGCATCGAACTGGTCCAGCGACGCTTGGTCCTGGATCGCCTTCTGAATCAAATACAGTCCGGTTAACTCCGCGGTGGCGCTGTCATGCATCCGATGCAGCGTCGTACGGCCTCTTCGGAAAGACGCGTTATCCTGCGACGGCAAGTCGTCGAAGACGAGGGAGGCGGTATGCATATACTCCAGCGATCGCAACAGAGGCACGATGGACGCCGCCCGCAGTCCGTATTCTTGCACGCCCATGACGAAGGTCAGCACGGGGCGCAGACGTTTCCCGTCTCCCGCCAGACTGTAATTCGCCGCATCGATCAACGTCTCTTTCATCGGCGGAATCCCGTCGGGCTTGACGATCTGCAAGGTGCTGTTGATTTGCTCGCGAGCCGTTCGGACGGTTTCGAAGAACGCCTCTTTCGCCTCCCGTTCGCTTCTTAGATTGGCGATCAATCGGTCCCGAAGCAGCTTATCGAGGAAATCCACGTCGTCCGCTTGTCGAACGAGCCGTTGGACCCGTCGATGGAACGCCGGATTTCCGAAAGCGAGCCGGCCCATCACGCGGTTATACTTTTCCGTGCCGATTCGCGCTCGATGACGCTTGAGTCCGTTAATGGCGCGGCTAAGGATCGCCTCGCGGGCCTTCGCATCGGAATCATACACCTGGTGAACCAGATGACTGATGACCGTCCAATATAACTCATAGGGATTGATCAGGTCCGGACGCCGATCGCGGTAGGTCGCATAGTAGGTGAAGGGGGTTACCGCACCGGCTTCCATATCCTCGAACATGTCCGCTAAATCGTCGGCCAACTGATTGTAGATGCCGTAGAAAAAGGTACGCTCCTCGAAGCCCTCGTCCGGCGGAGCGCCAAGGATGGACCTGGCGATCAATCGGGAATAAGCGGACTTCAGAATAATAGGAATATACAGCTCCTCGTTCGTATACGCCGCATGGGACAAATCCTTCGCGCGATCCGACTCTTGCGCGTGGAAAAACACGTAGGCCTGCTCGAAAAACCCGCGCTGCGTATCCGGTCGCCGACTACGCTTGATATACTCGAACGCTTCCCGCAGCTCCGCGTATACGAACTGCATCATCGCCTTGTTCGGTCCGGCCCACTCCCCCGGCTCCGGCCAAACGCCCGTACGCAGCGCTTCCCTTATGATTTGGGAATATTGCGTCTTCTCTTGAGCGGTTAACACCTGCGCATCCAAAAGATCGTCAATGAACGGGTACGTCAGTCCATAGGAATAGCCGAGTCGGATCGCTTCATCCAGTCTCCGGGCGCGTTCCGCCGGCGATCGTTCGCCATCCGTCTCTTCGTTCGCGTGCAGGACCACGCCGATTATAATCTTTATCAGCTTACGCTGCGCATGCTCGGCGTTCATCCCCTCGGGAACGTTCGCCGCCACGCGGTTGATCTTGTCGATCGCCCAGATCACGGCGGTTTCGACGCCTTCCTTCTGGGCCCATCGATAGAGCTCCGCCGCGCTGAACCACTCCGGCTGCCCTCCCGGCCCGGCTTCGGCGGCAGACATCAAGCGGCGTTTGACGTCGGCGGCCGTACGCTGAATTTTGGCCTGCGTATCGGGCGAATCCATGGATTTGCCCAGATCCCTCATGTAAATATAGGAGATACTTCGATTCAAGTACGCATCCAATTTGCCTGTATGGTGCAGCCAAGTTATATAGCTAAGGTCATTCGCGGCCTTCGACTTTCCCTTTCCCCGCGGGAAGAAGGACAGCCATGACCCGCGATGCATGTGATGTCGTCGCCACAGTCGGATGTCCTCCGTCAAGGAAGGAACATACGTCTGTCCCTTCACCTGCTCGTACAGTGCTGCGAAGTATCGCGTTGCCTTCCGCTCCGCCAGCCGATAACAGCTATCGGCATCTATTCGTAACCCCTCATCATCCATATGGCGCATCCCTCGACTTCGTCGGTTCCTACTCATGTGTTGCAATACGGGAGCAAGGCTCGGCAGGTTGCGTGAGGGCCCGAGGCCCCCTCTATCCGATCGTGCTTTGCAGACGGCTTCCCATCACCTGCATCATATTTCGAAGAACGTCGCCCGGTGCCGATGAAGCTGCAGCAGGACGCTCGGGAACGCCGCCGTACCATCGGCCGATCGCGGTCCGCTGTCGATGATCGCCATCTCGTGATTTCGCGAAACGACAAGATAAAAGCCCCCCCATTCAACCCGGGAGAGGCCGACTTGTTCCTTATTCGATGAGACCCGACTTTCTTAGTCGGAAAATGGCTTACGGCTTGAGATTGTTATTCGGATCTCCGTCAGGATTCGTACGTACATATCCGTCTCCGTCTACGCCGTCCCTATAATAGCCCTCTACGTACGTACCGTCTTCGCGATAGTATCCCTCTACATAGTGAGGTTCGACATGATGGACTCCCGGTTCGGTTTCTACAGGCGCTTCTGTTAGCGCCGTCCCTTCCGCATGCGCTGCATCCGCTCCGTCCGCGACATCTATAATTCCGACAGCGATAGCGCCTACCGCGGCTGTGTAAATCAACCCCTTGGCCCCGGTCTTCAATAGATCGGTATTGTTATCGCTAATCCCCTTTACCACGGATGCGCCGTTCTCCACCACATTGACAACCATATGCCCGACGCCTTTCGCCGTTGAGGACACCGCCCCCCCGATATCGCTAAAACCATCCTCCATTATTCGTTCGTTCTGGGTTACGATCCCGGCAGCCACATCCCATGTGCCGCTGGCTAGTTCCCCCGCCGTTTTTCCGGCAAACTTCGTC
The DNA window shown above is from Paenibacillus antri and carries:
- a CDS encoding endo-1,4-beta-xylanase, producing MSDHVEKGRVPALHEAFAETFPIGAAVNPATLEAAGPLIARHYNSLTAENHMKPEEIQPEEGVFTFEKADVIVGFAKKHGMRMRGHTLVWHNQTPDWVFEGKDGGPASRELLLSRMKSHIDAVVGRYRGSIYCWDVVNEAIHDKDADILLRRSRWLELVGEDYIQKAYEYAHQADPDALLFYNDYHEAVPEKREKMYTLVKNLLDRGTPIHGIGMQGHYNIYEPSIEEMRITIERFASLGLQLQITELDLPMFRNDDKRRDVTEPTEEMVEQQRVRYGEIFDLYREYKDVITGVTFWGAADDYTWLDHFPGKERRTWPMLFNDSHEPKPCFWAVVK
- a CDS encoding polyprenyl synthetase family protein, coding for MRHMDDEGLRIDADSCYRLAERKATRYFAALYEQVKGQTYVPSLTEDIRLWRRHHMHRGSWLSFFPRGKGKSKAANDLSYITWLHHTGKLDAYLNRSISYIYMRDLGKSMDSPDTQAKIQRTAADVKRRLMSAAEAGPGGQPEWFSAAELYRWAQKEGVETAVIWAIDKINRVAANVPEGMNAEHAQRKLIKIIIGVVLHANEETDGERSPAERARRLDEAIRLGYSYGLTYPFIDDLLDAQVLTAQEKTQYSQIIREALRTGVWPEPGEWAGPNKAMMQFVYAELREAFEYIKRSRRPDTQRGFFEQAYVFFHAQESDRAKDLSHAAYTNEELYIPIILKSAYSRLIARSILGAPPDEGFEERTFFYGIYNQLADDLADMFEDMEAGAVTPFTYYATYRDRRPDLINPYELYWTVISHLVHQVYDSDAKAREAILSRAINGLKRHRARIGTEKYNRVMGRLAFGNPAFHRRVQRLVRQADDVDFLDKLLRDRLIANLRSEREAKEAFFETVRTAREQINSTLQIVKPDGIPPMKETLIDAANYSLAGDGKRLRPVLTFVMGVQEYGLRAASIVPLLRSLEYMHTASLVFDDLPSQDNASFRRGRTTLHRMHDSATAELTGLYLIQKAIQDQASLDQFDAETVLALIRYSARAAEDLCLGQAMDLNSKGKALTLEQLNMICFYKTGIAFEAALVMPAILAHANERDVSRLKAFAYHAGIAFQIRDDLLDAEGDERSLGKPVGLDVDNDASTFVTVLGRDGAKKEMWRHYCLAMEALKEMPRRSAFLQQLLNYILNRDR
- a CDS encoding sensor histidine kinase — encoded protein: MKLIANPWNKSALRRLILSFICILLPLYILAIVIYNWGIGTLQTEISRSMTTQVSQYFRELENEFSRIRGLQLDVLSDTNLNSLSAIPEYYDPIEKLQRMLSLQQRLNAIRNSSAYIEEVHAYIPAIGKDISALTVSDFDRDAYNEFMNAPDVDEAQVVNIRGKMYMVAGYPYLLSLNKREPIFIVAIELSLGKVREAMHAMRNSPEEGLLFTSPQFSIAASPAADLNDTFVQRIVQGQETTDDARVISVDGQRYLTVNTASNFFGAVLIKYIPESAVFQPLEKFRNWFLLFAAVSLVIILVYSLYVYKFIHQPLDRLAKAFRKVELGDVGVQIRHESRDEFHYIYTRFNAMLDNIKSLIDQVYKQRILTQKAELKQLQSQINPHFLYNSFFILNTMARLGDYEQVERFANQLGEYFQFVTRNNNDEVPLGKEVQHAKVYAEIQGMRFANRVTVTFGELPEHTGHVMVPRLILQPLIENAFEHGLEKKAAAGRLDVRFEKEDNKIVLIVEDNGEQLDDDGIERVNRDMEMHEEVEVTGLINIHQRIRLKFGPASGLSVSRSEWGGVKATITIELPEGRG
- a CDS encoding ABC transporter permease; this translates as MSWKKSLQEMPLHIMLIPGVILTLIFSYVPIAGIVIAFQNFKPAKGIFESKWIGFENFEYMLNMPNFTSILWNTVFIAVLKIIAGLIVPIVAALLLNEVASAFFKRTVQTIIYFPHFLSWVILGGILIDILSPSSGLVNQFLGLFGFEPTFFLGDDRWFPYTLVISDTWKHFGYGTIVYLAALTGIDQSLYEAAVVDGADRWKQTLHVTLPGMMPIITLMTVLSLGNVLNAGFEQVFNLYSPMVYSTGDIIDTFVYRIGLIDAQYGVATAVGLFKSVISFGLIVLSNKLASTYAGYRVF
- a CDS encoding carbohydrate ABC transporter permease — its product is MHKLSMGRKVFLVVNYTLLFFAALACILPLINVLAISFSAKAAAAAGYVKLWPVDFTLSSYQYALSKPEFLDGFFVSVERVALGFGVNMLLTVLTAYPLAKERTSFRTRHIYAWFFIVTMLFNGGLIPTYMTIKETGLLDSIWALVLPGAVPVFNVILLMNFFRNLPKEIEEAALIDGAGHWRILWQIFVPLSLPAIATVTLFTVVHHWNSWFDGLIYMNSPANYPLQSYLQTIIITPELNAVSGNELLDMNEVSDRTFKAAQVFLASLPVLLLYPFLQKFFMKGLVMGSVKG
- a CDS encoding extracellular solute-binding protein, producing MSMKRKTNAAVALSMAAMLALTACGSNGTTGSNDAGGSSDGGSAAPAPADTQPAAPAELDIAAKYDPLVEVTAWRYTESTYKYENGDTIEDNIYTRAYRDDLGIDLKYKWTVPIEQFEQKMNVSIASGDLPDIMWLTNKQLTDLAENDLLYDLTDLYEQYASPLSKEILQQDQKAFDTAKIGGRLMAIPKTASAVDGLPILHVRTDWLQKLNLPEPKTMDDLVNIARAFVTQDPDGNNQADTIGLGLTKTFLKDNHFGTAGFFAGFHAYPQKWVEEDSGNLVYGSIQPGAKQGLQLLQDMYKEGLLDLEFGVKDRAKVTESVVSGKLGMFYGGMSSPGAVIQDNVTNDPNAEWKAFALVSADEVAAMPMGKVPVQLYYAVSKESKNPEAIFKMLNFSMEGFAPDAPADTGFGFSPSGIPVYLYNFIGPEPAMKNLNAHRNVVKALETKDPSTLTTEEKTYYDKIVSHQSGNRADWGQERIFGTPSSFDVIDQYVQADNYTLDAFYGGSTPTMVEKLASLHQMEEEVYTKIIMGQSIDTFDKFVQDWMNLGGEQITKEVNEWAAKQ
- a CDS encoding response regulator transcription factor, whose amino-acid sequence is MYRLLVVDDEAIIADGLYEVLLGVPNLELDVYKAYSGQEAMKLFDKTRFDIVLTDIRMPEMDGLQLLENIRAKWPRCRVIFLTGYHEFSYVYTAIQHECVNYLLKTEGYDKVIQTVAQAVSDMEAEWRAEALLEQAREQSEKAKELLRKDFLYGVLRERIEAGEISGEQFAELGVPLRAEEPVLLLLGRVSGLTDCGTYSSKMKQLYRVRTVARTYIESRAAFVDMVHEQYDLVWLLQPLQGSDDAAEAAQEAWAGLSTFLKGSLELVQAACKESSGAELSLVLDDSPVAWGDAAERFAQLHMLMNYRIGRSHGLLLDKQAARSDRDMDNQKANKLRVRPAVLDLLTEQLEHGRKDDFARTLDESTAALREVDTMHHAGAQELYYSIALLFLSYMNRWQLTEQAAAAIGLHKLMRPAEHESWTNAIGYLGKVGVVLFQLQNQEEERRANAVVATIQKHIQAHLHDPNEISLVRLAELAFFNPSYLSRLFKQVTGINLSEYIAEVRMTRAKRLLEDPNLKIQEVAERLGYGTATNFTRSFRKAMNMTPQDYRASIVNK